A window of Mucilaginibacter paludis DSM 18603 contains these coding sequences:
- a CDS encoding TraG family conjugative transposon ATPase, which yields MNFERIKPLFKVEHGAIISAWGDITLAYELELPEIFTLSGSEYEAFHHAWCRAIRLLPEGSIVHKQDWFVRSRYKRDGNSARSFLSAASEWFFNGRAYLAHRCLIYITRQAADRKPASSAYSGLLRKSIVPKQTVNPTFFNDFMEKAGQFARILSDSSFVGIRQLSDKELTGRARVPGMVEQYCFLLGADERPLLKDVHFKDELKVGDEFVKLFTLADAEDLPGWCGSRIDYDKYSTDKTKFSIGFASPLGLLLDCNHLYNQYIFIGDPLKTQKLLEQKRLRLQSLSAYSRENAIARDATSDFLNEAIGEQRLPVKAHFNVLAWTDDAKQVQELKNLAGSAMAQMDAVARLESDGAPQIWWAGIPGNSADFPMNDTFDTFLEQATCFFNLESNYRSSKSGFGLRLGDRLSGRPVLVDISDEPMKKGLITNRNKMILGPSGSGKSFFTNHMVQSYFEQGAHIVLVDVGHSYKGLCDLVDGYYFTYEESNPIRFNPFYVAKGDKLDIEKKESLKTLLLALWKKEDESFGRSEYVAISNAVKLYYEHLEAHPDLFPCFNTFYDFLGKEFAVVLKESSVKEKDFDLGNLLYVLNPYYQGGEFDYLLNSTENLDLLGERFIVFELDNIKDHAILFPVVTIIIMEVFISKMRKLPKDVRKVILIEEAWKAIAKDGMAEYIKYLFKTVRKFFGEAIVVTQEVEDILSSPVIKQAIVNNSDCKILLDQSKYQNKFDQVQELLGLTDKDRALILSMNKANDPQRIYKEVTFSLGPSTKVYRVEVSPEQYYAFTTEASEKAKVHQYAKRFGSIEAGIRNLIEDQSKTKFL from the coding sequence ATGAATTTCGAGCGTATCAAACCGTTATTTAAAGTAGAGCATGGAGCGATCATTTCGGCTTGGGGCGATATCACGCTGGCTTATGAACTGGAGCTACCGGAGATCTTTACGCTATCGGGCAGCGAGTACGAGGCCTTCCATCATGCCTGGTGCCGGGCGATCCGTTTGTTGCCGGAAGGCAGTATCGTGCACAAGCAGGATTGGTTCGTCCGTTCGCGGTATAAACGGGATGGGAACAGTGCCCGCAGCTTTTTATCAGCGGCATCCGAATGGTTCTTTAACGGGCGTGCGTACCTCGCGCACCGCTGCCTCATCTATATTACCCGGCAAGCGGCTGACCGCAAGCCGGCCAGCAGCGCTTATTCAGGACTATTGCGCAAAAGCATCGTACCCAAGCAAACCGTCAATCCCACCTTTTTTAATGACTTTATGGAAAAGGCCGGGCAGTTCGCGCGGATTCTGTCGGACAGTAGTTTTGTGGGGATACGCCAGCTTTCGGATAAAGAACTGACAGGGAGGGCCAGGGTTCCGGGTATGGTCGAGCAGTATTGTTTCTTGCTGGGTGCGGATGAGCGGCCACTATTGAAAGATGTGCATTTCAAGGATGAATTGAAGGTTGGCGACGAGTTTGTCAAGCTGTTCACTTTAGCGGATGCGGAAGATCTGCCGGGCTGGTGCGGTAGCCGGATCGATTATGATAAATATTCGACGGACAAGACCAAGTTCAGCATCGGCTTTGCTTCGCCTTTGGGTTTATTGCTGGACTGTAACCATTTGTATAACCAGTATATTTTTATCGGGGATCCGCTGAAAACACAGAAGCTGCTGGAACAAAAAAGGCTGCGCCTGCAATCGCTGTCGGCTTATTCGCGGGAGAATGCTATCGCGCGGGATGCGACCTCGGACTTTTTGAACGAGGCCATTGGTGAGCAACGCTTGCCGGTCAAGGCGCATTTCAATGTGCTGGCCTGGACCGACGATGCAAAGCAGGTGCAGGAGCTGAAGAATTTGGCGGGTTCGGCCATGGCGCAAATGGATGCCGTGGCACGGCTGGAAAGCGACGGCGCGCCGCAGATCTGGTGGGCCGGGATACCGGGGAATAGCGCGGACTTCCCAATGAATGATACGTTTGATACCTTTTTGGAGCAGGCGACCTGTTTTTTTAATCTGGAAAGCAATTATAGGTCTTCGAAAAGTGGGTTTGGTTTGCGGTTGGGCGACCGCTTATCGGGCAGGCCTGTATTGGTGGATATCTCGGATGAGCCGATGAAGAAAGGGCTGATCACCAACCGCAACAAGATGATCCTGGGGCCATCCGGTTCGGGTAAATCGTTCTTCACGAACCACATGGTGCAGAGTTATTTCGAGCAGGGTGCGCATATTGTTTTGGTGGATGTAGGGCATAGTTATAAGGGGCTTTGCGACCTGGTCGATGGGTATTATTTCACCTATGAGGAAAGTAACCCGATCCGGTTCAATCCATTTTATGTGGCTAAAGGTGATAAGCTGGATATCGAAAAGAAAGAAAGCTTGAAGACGCTGCTTTTGGCGCTTTGGAAAAAGGAGGATGAGAGTTTCGGGCGGTCGGAATATGTGGCGATTAGCAATGCGGTGAAGTTGTATTATGAGCATCTGGAAGCTCATCCTGATTTGTTTCCCTGCTTTAATACTTTTTATGATTTCCTGGGTAAAGAGTTTGCGGTGGTACTGAAAGAGAGTTCGGTCAAAGAAAAGGATTTCGACCTGGGGAATTTGTTGTATGTGCTCAATCCTTACTACCAGGGCGGTGAATTTGACTACCTTTTGAATTCTACCGAAAACCTTGATCTGTTAGGCGAGCGCTTTATCGTATTCGAGCTGGATAATATCAAGGACCACGCCATTTTATTCCCGGTGGTCACGATCATTATCATGGAGGTTTTCATTTCCAAGATGCGTAAGCTGCCGAAGGATGTCCGCAAGGTGATCTTAATTGAAGAGGCCTGGAAGGCCATTGCCAAAGACGGTATGGCGGAATACATCAAGTACCTGTTCAAGACCGTTCGCAAGTTCTTCGGCGAGGCCATCGTGGTGACGCAGGAGGTGGAGGATATTTTGAGCAGTCCGGTCATTAAGCAGGCCATCGTCAATAACAGCGACTGCAAGATCCTGCTGGATCAAAGCAAGTACCAGAACAAGTTCGACCAGGTCCAGGAATTGCTGGGCCTGACGGATAAGGACCGGGCGCTGATCCTTTCGATGAATAAGGCGAATGACCCGCAGCGCATCTATAAGGAGGTTACTTTCTCGTTGGGGCCTTCCACGAAAGTTTACCGGGTGGAAGTATCGCCGGAACAGTATTATGCTTTTACGACGGAAGCATCGGAAAAAGCTAAAGTTCACCAATATGCCAAACGCTTCGGCAGTATCGAGGCGGGTATCCGAAACCTGATCGAAGATCAAAGCAAAACCAAATTCTTATGA
- a CDS encoding DUF4133 domain-containing protein, whose amino-acid sequence MSSVYQINKGINKAIEFRGLKAQYIGYLAGGLVGLLLLFAVLYICGTSVLVCLPLILGLGTLLFTTVFRLSKKYGQHGLMKLRAKRQVPVSLQFRSRRSFIQLLKQKA is encoded by the coding sequence ATGAGCAGCGTCTATCAAATTAACAAAGGCATCAACAAAGCCATCGAGTTCCGCGGGCTGAAGGCGCAGTATATCGGCTATTTGGCCGGAGGGTTGGTGGGTTTGTTGCTGCTCTTCGCGGTGCTGTATATCTGCGGAACGAGCGTACTGGTTTGCTTGCCGCTGATCCTGGGCCTAGGTACGCTGCTGTTCACCACGGTGTTCCGGCTTAGTAAGAAGTACGGCCAGCATGGGCTGATGAAGCTGCGGGCCAAACGGCAGGTGCCGGTGTCGCTTCAATTCCGCAGCAGACGTTCATTTATTCAATTATTAAAACAAAAGGCATGA
- a CDS encoding DUF4134 domain-containing protein yields the protein MKNHIPYSPKQQALLKTLMFTAAMIAVQSAFSQDGAAGINQATSQVKSYFDAGCNLMYAIGAVVGIIGAVKVFSKWNAGEPDTNKVATAWFGSCVFLVIVATVLKSFFGL from the coding sequence ATGAAAAATCATATTCCCTATTCCCCTAAACAACAGGCGCTGCTAAAAACCTTAATGTTTACTGCGGCGATGATCGCCGTCCAGTCGGCTTTCAGCCAGGATGGCGCGGCGGGTATCAACCAGGCGACCTCGCAGGTCAAGAGTTATTTCGATGCGGGCTGTAATTTGATGTATGCCATCGGTGCAGTGGTCGGTATCATTGGCGCGGTGAAGGTGTTCTCGAAATGGAATGCTGGGGAACCGGATACCAATAAAGTTGCGACGGCCTGGTTCGGATCCTGCGTGTTCCTGGTGATCGTGGCGACGGTGCTTAAATCCTTCTTTGGGCTATGA
- a CDS encoding DUF6236 family protein, which produces MQRNLLYYPSIDIPHKEWLLSALLYADTVSTIVPYTSISDDRMPNDLRELYDQEIYKPVLIEKVLTDYQQEFGEFEQRFISATTSEEFKALSNKKLVDQPGFLFEQKLTMNIKYHLQQEHLIKGQGGLGIATDETVALLYMSFLAQYVAKVTENELVIPSTDLKKYEHIGFNLTKEKMPAFAILLDRVLPVPGPDATLEQVIQFKKDRKDELFQFRKYLSAIQEKIRKAETKEQLLEVLIDARESIEKGIHDLQKTMKDGGIKSVFTSFESLLKLESPKLFATLTAAGIVSTPVNPVVGVITGAIGIAGGMISSYMGSKREVDKADLSYLFKAQKAGIIHAG; this is translated from the coding sequence ATGCAACGCAATCTACTCTATTACCCCTCAATTGACATTCCCCATAAAGAATGGCTATTGTCTGCTTTGCTTTATGCAGACACTGTTTCTACGATAGTACCTTATACTTCCATCAGTGATGATCGCATGCCTAATGATCTTCGCGAACTTTATGATCAGGAGATCTATAAACCTGTTTTAATCGAAAAGGTCCTAACTGACTATCAACAGGAATTCGGGGAATTTGAACAACGCTTTATTTCTGCCACCACTAGTGAAGAATTCAAGGCCCTTTCAAATAAAAAGTTGGTAGATCAGCCCGGCTTTTTATTTGAGCAAAAGCTGACGATGAATATTAAATACCATCTTCAGCAAGAGCATCTGATCAAAGGTCAGGGAGGGCTGGGAATTGCTACAGATGAAACGGTCGCTTTATTGTACATGTCTTTTTTGGCGCAATATGTTGCAAAGGTCACCGAAAATGAATTGGTCATCCCATCAACAGATCTTAAAAAGTACGAGCATATCGGGTTTAACCTGACCAAAGAAAAGATGCCGGCCTTTGCGATATTACTTGACCGCGTGCTGCCTGTTCCCGGCCCTGACGCCACTTTAGAACAGGTGATCCAATTTAAAAAAGACAGAAAAGATGAACTTTTCCAATTTCGAAAATACTTAAGCGCCATCCAGGAGAAAATAAGAAAGGCGGAGACCAAAGAACAATTATTGGAAGTGCTGATCGACGCCCGGGAAAGTATTGAAAAAGGCATTCATGACCTCCAAAAGACCATGAAAGACGGAGGAATCAAATCTGTTTTCACCTCATTTGAAAGCTTGCTCAAACTGGAAAGTCCGAAGCTATTTGCGACCCTTACCGCAGCTGGCATTGTCAGCACACCAGTCAATCCTGTTGTGGGGGTCATTACCGGAGCGATCGGCATCGCCGGTGGCATGATCTCTTCCTATATGGGGAGTAAACGGGAAGTAGACAAGGCCGACCTGTCCTATCTCTTTAAAGCGCAAAAAGCCGGCATAATCCACGCCGGCTAA
- a CDS encoding RteC domain-containing protein, giving the protein MENVKDFEEMYVELENQLGLIAEREQRPLQKMVATLTAIRAVLQDLREKVLAAGFDGTAAEISFFKVTKPRFFSLQILETELYHLENCRKAVTLDELRSYYGDELKSIGRFFNQYAFQYEYYRMKADELDGLCFVRGAALQSMLVTDLPDNDPEFTTAWDYLFAKFRALEMLRDHILHLLEGLNGQGADLGFIRPGRKAVPLKWTGDTIHAVELGYSIWVSDQVNGGDAELADVMHWLSTTLDVDLSRYTRLFVEIKARKILSKTKFLDLMKDAVMRYMNQGDAYKPVRKAKRIP; this is encoded by the coding sequence ATGGAAAATGTAAAAGACTTTGAGGAAATGTATGTGGAACTGGAAAATCAATTAGGCCTGATCGCGGAGCGGGAACAGCGCCCGCTGCAAAAAATGGTCGCCACATTAACCGCTATCCGGGCGGTCTTGCAAGACTTGCGGGAAAAGGTTTTGGCGGCCGGTTTTGATGGAACAGCGGCCGAGATCAGCTTTTTTAAAGTGACCAAGCCGCGCTTTTTCAGTTTGCAGATCTTAGAAACGGAGCTGTACCATTTGGAGAACTGCCGCAAGGCCGTGACACTGGATGAGCTGCGCAGCTATTACGGGGATGAGCTGAAAAGCATCGGCCGGTTTTTTAACCAGTATGCTTTTCAATATGAGTATTACCGGATGAAGGCGGATGAACTGGACGGTTTATGTTTCGTGCGGGGCGCGGCTTTGCAGAGTATGCTGGTAACGGACCTACCGGATAATGACCCGGAGTTTACCACGGCCTGGGATTATTTGTTCGCGAAATTCCGGGCTTTAGAGATGCTGCGTGACCATATCCTGCATTTGCTGGAAGGTTTGAACGGGCAGGGTGCTGACCTGGGTTTTATCCGGCCGGGAAGAAAAGCGGTGCCGCTGAAGTGGACGGGCGATACAATCCACGCGGTGGAGCTGGGCTATAGCATTTGGGTATCCGACCAGGTCAATGGCGGGGACGCGGAACTGGCGGATGTGATGCACTGGCTGAGTACCACGCTGGATGTGGACCTGAGCCGATATACCCGTTTGTTCGTAGAGATCAAGGCGCGAAAGATCTTAAGTAAGACCAAGTTCCTGGACCTGATGAAAGATGCGGTCATGCGTTATATGAACCAGGGCGATGCGTATAAGCCGGTGCGGAAGGCGAAGCGAATTCCTTAA
- a CDS encoding Crp/Fnr family transcriptional regulator has product MEATLLLQTLNLIQPLSGKLQQRFAECLEEAHYPKKHILLQPGQTCRKIYFIVEGLARAWYLTDKQKECTTWFMREGDMMISVYSFYTQQPASETIEVLEDSTILSLSWAQVQGIYADFPEFNFIGRILTEKYYIASEQRTNLLRNGTAIDRYNLLLQMHPDIIQRVPLWMVASHLNVSHEALCRIRGQHVSAN; this is encoded by the coding sequence ATGGAAGCTACTTTATTGCTGCAAACGCTGAACCTGATCCAGCCTTTGTCAGGCAAACTCCAGCAGCGCTTCGCCGAATGCCTCGAAGAAGCACATTACCCTAAAAAGCACATTTTACTGCAACCCGGCCAGACCTGCCGGAAGATCTACTTTATCGTCGAAGGCCTGGCCCGTGCCTGGTACCTCACCGACAAGCAAAAGGAATGTACCACCTGGTTCATGCGTGAAGGAGATATGATGATCTCCGTCTACAGCTTTTACACCCAGCAGCCCGCCTCGGAAACCATCGAGGTGCTCGAAGACAGTACCATCCTTTCGCTTAGCTGGGCGCAGGTCCAGGGCATTTACGCCGACTTCCCCGAGTTTAATTTCATTGGGCGCATCCTCACTGAAAAGTATTACATCGCCAGTGAGCAAAGGACCAACCTCCTGCGGAATGGCACCGCCATTGACCGCTATAACCTGCTGTTGCAAATGCACCCCGACATCATCCAGCGGGTGCCCCTATGGATGGTCGCCTCGCACCTCAACGTCAGCCACGAGGCCCTCTGCCGCATCCGCGGCCAGCACGTCTCCGCCAATTAA
- a CDS encoding sce7726 family protein yields MGKFNQQPVIDYKAVKEVVKCYNTLDYGPKLRQLLLMIYPGNNFSKCCKLELHQKLNDLILLSYEGEQVLKYELFKEFHNKNVVAAYEIKVKSSRVDFLTINGFTTSFEIKSNLDNLDKLAKQSVDYLSAFEFNNLVIHERHLKKCIDMIPANFGIITVDKDQHSFYRKPRLNQHLNPSVQLSLLTKKELFQSFGTFAQEDILISNNTDTINDLFKLALKERYRSRWEFIVEHSNDILPIDIQFFFNKNIKPAHIYS; encoded by the coding sequence ATGGGAAAATTCAATCAGCAGCCAGTAATTGATTATAAGGCGGTTAAGGAAGTTGTCAAATGTTATAATACATTAGATTACGGCCCGAAGTTAAGGCAATTGCTTTTAATGATCTATCCGGGAAATAACTTTAGCAAATGCTGCAAATTGGAATTGCATCAGAAACTAAACGATTTAATCTTACTCAGTTATGAGGGGGAACAAGTACTAAAGTATGAACTGTTCAAGGAATTTCATAATAAGAACGTGGTCGCAGCTTATGAGATCAAAGTTAAAAGCAGCCGCGTGGACTTTTTAACAATCAATGGTTTCACTACCAGTTTTGAGATCAAATCCAATCTTGATAATTTAGACAAATTGGCTAAGCAGTCCGTTGATTATCTATCCGCTTTCGAATTCAACAATTTAGTGATCCATGAACGCCATCTGAAGAAATGCATTGACATGATACCCGCAAATTTCGGGATCATCACCGTGGATAAAGATCAGCACAGCTTTTACCGTAAACCTAGGTTAAATCAGCATCTCAACCCGTCTGTACAATTATCCCTGCTGACCAAAAAGGAATTATTTCAATCTTTTGGCACGTTCGCCCAAGAAGATATTTTGATCAGCAACAACACAGATACAATCAACGATTTATTCAAACTGGCTTTAAAAGAACGCTATCGCAGCAGGTGGGAATTCATCGTCGAACATTCCAATGATATATTGCCGATCGACATCCAGTTCTTTTTTAACAAAAACATCAAGCCAGCGCACATTTATAGCTAA
- a CDS encoding beta family protein, protein MSIPTYIPVFRLRQEEKKVLTTFDFGSDIFPYVEIFKEFERLPPKPKPGKPKKVREPKHFNEIYIPTLNSIKSEKVFVDLPIHLNQSRKMKKEVLEFLRGVVSKRKVRTDYLLSLNVLRRKIIPVISSYSQLTGEPNSIKLQEADLRVVFPTVAFRTSEKTFTNDINQVSAVAQREDFLIVDLEDYCLSDKDDMATIQFMIDHLKTFDKCHVVLLRNCIYNSIKNFELEHGERIEVIDNSLMNRYDQLGADCFADYAGIKKDKIEGGGAISPGFIFYDAVQNNFYGYKGSEKRELKDFENIIVPAVLRSDAAARMQSNELEYLSVENKGWKMIEDIWDEEESGKNQAKFKRISMEHYLHCIRTKIQDGYFVL, encoded by the coding sequence ATGAGTATACCAACTTATATACCGGTTTTCAGATTACGTCAGGAGGAAAAAAAAGTGCTGACCACTTTTGATTTTGGCAGTGATATTTTTCCCTATGTAGAGATCTTCAAGGAATTTGAGCGGCTTCCGCCTAAACCAAAACCTGGGAAACCAAAAAAGGTTCGGGAACCCAAACATTTCAACGAGATTTATATCCCCACCCTGAACAGTATCAAAAGTGAAAAGGTCTTTGTCGATCTTCCTATTCATCTTAATCAGTCCAGAAAGATGAAAAAAGAAGTTTTAGAGTTTTTACGCGGGGTGGTCAGCAAAAGGAAAGTTCGCACCGATTATCTTTTGAGTTTGAATGTGCTTCGCAGGAAGATCATCCCGGTGATCAGCTCTTATTCGCAATTGACCGGTGAGCCCAATTCCATTAAGTTACAGGAGGCTGACCTGCGGGTTGTATTTCCGACTGTTGCATTCAGAACCTCTGAAAAGACTTTTACCAATGACATCAACCAGGTTAGCGCGGTGGCGCAACGTGAAGATTTTTTAATCGTGGATTTAGAGGATTATTGCCTTTCGGACAAGGATGATATGGCAACGATCCAATTCATGATTGATCATTTGAAAACCTTTGATAAATGCCATGTTGTGTTGCTACGTAATTGTATCTATAACAGCATTAAAAACTTTGAGTTGGAACACGGTGAAAGAATTGAAGTAATCGATAACAGCTTAATGAACCGCTATGACCAGCTTGGAGCGGATTGTTTTGCAGACTATGCGGGTATCAAAAAAGACAAAATAGAAGGTGGCGGGGCTATCAGCCCGGGATTTATTTTTTATGACGCGGTCCAAAATAACTTTTACGGGTATAAAGGTTCCGAGAAGCGAGAACTGAAGGATTTCGAGAACATTATTGTTCCCGCTGTATTAAGGTCGGATGCTGCTGCAAGAATGCAAAGTAATGAACTTGAATATCTTTCCGTGGAGAACAAAGGATGGAAAATGATCGAGGATATTTGGGACGAAGAGGAAAGCGGCAAAAATCAAGCTAAGTTTAAGAGAATATCGATGGAACATTATTTGCATTGTATCCGCACAAAGATCCAGGATGGTTATTTTGTGCTTTAG
- a CDS encoding HigA family addiction module antitoxin: MSSNIKIERELLTKPGDTILETIEYLKMSQAELADRMGKTPGKINDLISGKAPITINTALQLEKVLGIDMQFWLNREMHYREKLARLEQEEFLEQCLDWLKEQPIKELQKFGYLKSSSVGTGMVEECLQFYGVVSPVEWENVYIENYAQTSFRKSPSHKTLLSSMAAWLRIGELKLRKQQFPEYKKDSFKNVLQEIKTLVETQPEDFPTTLQAMCQQAGVAVIYSNTLPKAPISGAARWVGGTPLIQITDRYKTNDHFWFTFYHEAGHILLHGKKDIFIEEFEGVENDTEKEREANDFARDWLLPDTFLAEIDNQSVDEKAVRRIARNYATHPAIVIGRLQNLNMVPHYFGANLKVKINLDYFIEH, translated from the coding sequence ATGAGCAGCAATATAAAAATAGAAAGAGAATTGTTAACCAAGCCCGGAGACACCATTTTAGAGACCATCGAGTATCTGAAAATGAGCCAAGCGGAACTGGCTGACCGGATGGGGAAAACTCCCGGGAAGATCAATGACCTCATTTCAGGAAAAGCACCTATAACGATCAATACCGCCCTGCAATTGGAAAAAGTGCTGGGTATCGATATGCAGTTCTGGTTGAACCGGGAAATGCATTACCGTGAAAAATTAGCAAGATTAGAACAGGAAGAATTCTTAGAACAATGCTTGGACTGGCTGAAAGAACAGCCGATCAAGGAGCTGCAAAAGTTCGGTTACCTGAAAAGCAGCAGCGTTGGAACCGGGATGGTCGAAGAATGCCTGCAATTTTATGGCGTGGTTTCGCCTGTGGAATGGGAAAATGTTTACATTGAAAACTATGCACAGACCAGTTTCCGGAAAAGCCCCAGTCATAAAACCTTACTCAGTAGTATGGCAGCCTGGTTAAGGATCGGCGAACTGAAGCTGAGGAAACAACAATTCCCGGAGTATAAAAAAGACAGTTTTAAAAATGTATTGCAGGAGATCAAGACCCTGGTGGAAACACAGCCTGAAGATTTTCCGACGACTTTACAAGCGATGTGCCAGCAAGCCGGGGTAGCGGTTATTTATTCCAATACCCTACCTAAAGCGCCGATCAGCGGGGCTGCGCGCTGGGTTGGCGGGACACCGCTGATCCAGATTACCGATCGGTATAAGACCAATGACCATTTTTGGTTCACCTTTTATCATGAAGCCGGTCATATTTTACTTCATGGAAAGAAGGACATCTTTATCGAAGAGTTCGAGGGCGTGGAAAATGACACCGAAAAAGAACGCGAAGCGAATGATTTTGCGCGTGACTGGCTATTGCCGGACACCTTCTTAGCGGAGATCGATAATCAATCCGTAGATGAAAAGGCGGTGAGAAGAATCGCACGAAATTATGCTACCCATCCGGCGATCGTGATCGGCCGCTTACAGAATTTGAATATGGTCCCGCATTATTTTGGGGCGAACTTAAAAGTAAAAATCAATCTCGATTATTTCATTGAGCATTAG
- a CDS encoding type II toxin-antitoxin system RelE/ParE family toxin: MNISYGSNKIKKKLSSLAEIKKAYGTMAKKVQNRLDDIEASPNLKVLMQIPAANCHPLSGDMKGEWALDISGNHRMIFDINHDPIPQKDTGGIETIEVTDIRIIETTDYH, translated from the coding sequence ATGAACATCAGTTACGGTTCAAATAAGATCAAGAAGAAGCTGAGTTCCCTGGCTGAAATAAAAAAAGCCTACGGTACAATGGCCAAAAAAGTACAGAACAGGTTGGATGATATTGAAGCATCTCCTAATCTGAAAGTACTCATGCAGATCCCTGCCGCTAACTGTCACCCGCTGTCCGGTGACATGAAAGGCGAATGGGCATTGGATATATCAGGCAATCACCGGATGATATTCGATATCAACCATGACCCCATCCCCCAGAAGGATACCGGGGGAATTGAAACCATTGAAGTGACAGACATTAGGATTATCGAAACCACAGACTACCATTAA
- a CDS encoding restriction endonuclease, translating to MANYSQATIRRLLHESDTAPNSDVKGDKLETLVKYLFEKVRGVSFHKKNVLDGVRAHELDVVFKNDKRISDLYFLDFAIITECKNTASRLGSNEVRWFISKLVDRGFSAGVLISLSGITGAADGVSNAHSEVLHAITRDGVSILLLDRAEILSLATTQDLADLLSEKILSLTIERTV from the coding sequence ATGGCTAATTATTCCCAAGCGACCATCCGCCGGTTACTGCACGAATCGGATACCGCCCCTAACAGCGATGTCAAAGGCGACAAGCTTGAAACACTGGTCAAATATTTATTTGAAAAAGTTCGGGGAGTAAGTTTTCATAAAAAAAATGTGCTGGACGGTGTCCGGGCCCACGAACTGGATGTTGTTTTCAAAAACGACAAACGCATCTCGGACCTTTATTTCTTGGATTTTGCCATCATTACGGAGTGTAAAAATACGGCGAGCCGCCTCGGAAGCAACGAGGTCCGCTGGTTCATCAGCAAGCTGGTCGACCGTGGCTTTTCGGCTGGCGTTTTGATCTCGCTTAGTGGGATCACGGGGGCCGCCGACGGCGTCAGCAATGCGCATAGCGAAGTGTTGCATGCGATCACCCGGGATGGGGTTTCGATCCTTTTGCTCGACCGCGCGGAAATATTATCGCTGGCTACTACTCAGGACCTGGCGGACCTATTGTCCGAAAAAATATTGAGCCTGACCATAGAACGGACCGTTTGA
- a CDS encoding restriction endonuclease has protein sequence MAGSVTYNDDIKGVFRSLLAQAKALRQGPASHTELEYIIEEIFRTLRFKYVQQLQARDHGVDFAVWNDQLGRLLGNPIIVEVKAGALTLAKIEHFTHQLMVYAEKSDSSLALLFYLDPKRTKFEWNFNLKPLILAFDVEDFLNSLLQDSFENIILFQRNRIVHNK, from the coding sequence TTGGCAGGGTCCGTTACTTATAACGACGATATTAAGGGCGTTTTCCGGTCGCTGCTTGCACAAGCCAAGGCACTGCGGCAGGGACCCGCAAGTCACACGGAACTGGAATATATTATTGAAGAAATATTCCGCACCTTGAGGTTTAAATATGTGCAGCAACTGCAGGCCCGTGATCACGGGGTGGATTTTGCCGTTTGGAATGATCAGCTGGGACGCTTGCTGGGTAACCCGATCATCGTAGAAGTCAAAGCCGGCGCGTTGACGCTGGCGAAGATAGAGCATTTCACCCACCAGTTAATGGTCTATGCAGAAAAGTCTGATTCCTCGCTTGCGCTATTATTTTATCTCGATCCCAAACGTACCAAATTCGAATGGAACTTTAACCTCAAACCACTGATCCTGGCTTTTGATGTAGAGGACTTTTTAAATAGTCTGCTGCAGGATTCTTTCGAAAATATTATTCTTTTTCAACGTAACCGAATCGTTCACAACAAGTAA